A region from the Streptomyces tsukubensis genome encodes:
- the tgmA gene encoding putative ATP-grasp-modified RiPP, translating to MKPFAWNYARPAELSPVVDQYSYDATLQMNVLPDGRPAILDRALLAAVGTTTSTAGSATHFDD from the coding sequence ATGAAACCGTTCGCGTGGAACTACGCACGTCCGGCCGAGCTGTCGCCCGTCGTCGATCAGTACTCGTACGACGCCACCCTTCAGATGAACGTCCTGCCGGACGGTCGTCCCGCCATCCTGGACCGGGCTTTGCTGGCGGCGGTCGGCACCACCACTTCGACGGCGGGCTCCGCCACCCACTTCGACGACTGA
- a CDS encoding carbon starvation CstA family protein, translating into MIWAAVAVVGAICWGVLALSRGEEISAVWLVAAALGSYAIAYRFYSRFVVTRVLKPDDTRATPAERLEDGVDYQPTDKRVLLGHHFAAIAGAGPLVGPVLAVQMGYLPGTIWIVFGVIFAGAVQDMVVLFLSMRRDGKSLGQMAREEIGRVGGTAALIAVFAIMIILLAVLALVVVNALAHSPWGTFSVAMTIPIALFMGFYLHIMRPGRVLETSLIGVALLLLAIVGGGWIQESSLADTFTLSPTTLVFCLVGYGFVASVLPVWMLLAPRDYLSTFMKIGTIALLALGVVFAAPKLQADAVTDFASSGDGPVFAGSLFPFLFITIACGALSGFHSLVSSGTTPKLIAKESQVRMIGYGAMLMESFVAVMALIAAAVLDPGLYYAMNAPAGLLGNTVESASTAVANLGFTITPDELAAAAKAVEESTLVARTGGAPTLAVGMAQIFSDVIGGEGMKAFWYHFAIMFEALFILTTVDAGTRVGRFMLQDMLGNVWKPMGRVNWKPGIWLASALVVGGWGYFLYAGATDPLGGINQLFPLFGIANQLLAAVALTVATTLLVKSGRFRWAWVTGVPLAFTVAVTFTASWQKVFSPDPRVGFFAQRDRFADAADAGKVLAPAKNADDMDTIVLNSTVDGVLIILFVLLVTVVVVNAAVVCVRALRSPTLPPTTETPYVASALEVPAPEAKAGVRE; encoded by the coding sequence ATGATCTGGGCGGCGGTCGCCGTCGTCGGCGCGATCTGCTGGGGCGTGCTGGCGCTCTCGCGCGGTGAGGAGATCTCCGCCGTCTGGCTGGTGGCCGCCGCGCTCGGTTCGTACGCCATCGCCTACCGCTTCTATTCGCGCTTCGTCGTCACCCGGGTGCTGAAGCCGGACGACACCCGCGCCACTCCCGCCGAGCGGCTGGAGGACGGGGTCGACTACCAGCCCACCGACAAACGGGTGCTGCTCGGCCATCACTTCGCCGCCATCGCCGGTGCGGGCCCGCTCGTGGGTCCCGTGCTGGCCGTGCAGATGGGATATCTGCCGGGCACCATCTGGATCGTGTTCGGTGTGATCTTCGCCGGGGCGGTGCAGGACATGGTGGTGCTGTTCCTGTCGATGCGGCGGGACGGCAAGAGCCTCGGGCAGATGGCCCGTGAGGAGATCGGGCGGGTCGGCGGTACCGCGGCGCTGATCGCCGTCTTCGCCATCATGATCATCCTGCTGGCCGTGCTGGCGCTGGTCGTGGTCAATGCGCTGGCGCATTCGCCCTGGGGCACCTTCTCGGTGGCGATGACCATCCCCATCGCGCTGTTCATGGGCTTCTATCTGCACATCATGCGGCCCGGCCGGGTGCTGGAGACCAGTCTGATCGGTGTGGCGCTGCTCCTGCTGGCGATCGTGGGAGGCGGCTGGATCCAGGAGTCGTCGCTCGCCGACACCTTCACCCTCAGCCCGACGACGCTGGTGTTCTGTCTGGTCGGGTACGGGTTCGTGGCCTCGGTGCTGCCGGTGTGGATGCTGCTGGCGCCCCGGGACTACCTCTCCACCTTTATGAAGATCGGTACGATCGCGCTGCTCGCGCTCGGGGTGGTGTTCGCGGCGCCGAAGCTCCAGGCCGACGCCGTCACTGACTTCGCGTCCTCGGGGGACGGTCCGGTCTTCGCGGGTTCGCTCTTCCCGTTCCTGTTCATCACGATCGCCTGCGGTGCGCTGTCCGGCTTCCACTCCCTGGTCTCCTCCGGCACCACGCCGAAACTGATCGCCAAGGAGTCCCAGGTCCGGATGATCGGCTACGGGGCGATGCTGATGGAGTCGTTCGTCGCCGTGATGGCGCTGATCGCCGCCGCGGTGCTCGACCCGGGCCTCTACTACGCCATGAACGCCCCGGCCGGACTGCTGGGCAACACCGTCGAATCGGCTTCCACGGCGGTGGCGAATCTGGGCTTCACCATCACACCCGACGAACTGGCCGCGGCGGCGAAAGCGGTGGAGGAGTCCACCCTGGTCGCCCGGACCGGTGGCGCGCCGACCCTGGCCGTCGGGATGGCGCAGATCTTCTCCGATGTCATCGGCGGCGAGGGCATGAAGGCGTTCTGGTACCACTTCGCCATCATGTTCGAGGCGCTGTTCATTCTGACGACCGTCGACGCGGGGACCCGGGTGGGCCGTTTCATGCTCCAGGACATGCTGGGCAATGTGTGGAAGCCGATGGGCCGGGTCAACTGGAAGCCCGGGATCTGGTTGGCGAGTGCGCTGGTCGTCGGCGGCTGGGGGTACTTCCTGTACGCGGGTGCCACCGATCCGCTCGGCGGGATCAACCAGCTCTTCCCGCTCTTCGGCATCGCCAACCAGCTGCTGGCGGCCGTGGCGCTGACCGTGGCGACGACACTGCTGGTGAAGTCGGGGCGGTTCCGCTGGGCGTGGGTGACCGGTGTGCCGCTCGCGTTCACCGTGGCGGTGACGTTCACCGCGAGCTGGCAGAAGGTGTTCTCGCCCGACCCCCGGGTCGGCTTCTTCGCCCAGCGGGACCGGTTCGCCGACGCCGCCGACGCGGGGAAGGTGCTGGCGCCCGCCAAGAACGCCGACGATATGGACACCATCGTGCTGAACTCCACCGTGGACGGGGTGCTGATCATCCTCTTCGTGCTGCTGGTGACGGTGGTCGTCGTCAATGCGGCCGTGGTGTGCGTCCGCGCCCTGCGCTCCCCCACCCTGCCGCCGACGACCGAGACCCCGTATGTGGCGTCGGCTCTGGAGGTCCCGGCGCCGGAGGCGAAGGCCGGGGTGCGCGAATGA
- the tgmB gene encoding ATP-grasp ribosomal peptide maturase, translating into MTVLILTSEEDVTADMVVAQLHKRGVPLVRFDPADLPGDGTLSAEYVRGEFRGYLSTGGRVVSMDGLRSIWVRRPGEPAARAPEPSAWLTAESGQALYGMLHSTTARWMNEPGAAARARLKPWQLRVAHRSGFPVPATVVTTYPQVARQFADQYRHVVVKAVSGKPPHDPPMALPTTLVPPDADFSDVAAGPTLLQRYIAKEADVRLTCVGEELFAARKTAAPGQVDGRYGETGHTWEPVPVPDRVRRAVTRYTELAGLAYGAFDFAEDTEGTWWFLECNQGGQFGFIELETEQPVADAVAQWLSAPAD; encoded by the coding sequence ATGACGGTACTGATCCTTACCAGCGAGGAGGACGTGACCGCGGACATGGTGGTGGCACAGCTCCACAAGCGCGGTGTCCCCCTCGTCCGGTTCGACCCCGCCGACCTCCCGGGGGACGGCACGCTCTCCGCCGAGTACGTACGGGGCGAATTCCGCGGTTATCTGTCCACCGGAGGGCGGGTCGTCAGCATGGACGGCCTGCGCTCCATCTGGGTGCGCAGGCCCGGTGAGCCCGCCGCCCGTGCCCCCGAGCCCTCCGCCTGGCTGACCGCCGAAAGCGGACAGGCTCTCTACGGCATGCTTCACAGCACCACCGCGCGCTGGATGAACGAGCCGGGCGCGGCCGCCAGGGCACGGCTCAAGCCATGGCAGCTGCGCGTCGCCCACCGCAGCGGCTTTCCGGTACCCGCGACGGTCGTCACCACCTATCCGCAGGTGGCCCGGCAGTTCGCGGACCAGTACCGGCACGTCGTGGTCAAGGCCGTGTCGGGCAAGCCGCCGCACGACCCCCCGATGGCGCTGCCCACCACGCTCGTACCGCCGGACGCCGACTTCTCCGATGTGGCGGCGGGACCCACCCTGCTCCAGCGCTATATCGCGAAGGAAGCCGACGTCCGGCTGACCTGTGTCGGCGAGGAACTCTTCGCCGCCCGTAAGACGGCCGCCCCGGGCCAGGTGGACGGCCGCTACGGGGAGACAGGGCACACCTGGGAGCCGGTCCCGGTACCCGACCGGGTCCGGCGCGCGGTCACCCGCTACACGGAACTGGCCGGCCTGGCCTACGGTGCCTTCGACTTCGCCGAGGACACCGAGGGGACGTGGTGGTTCCTGGAGTGCAACCAGGGCGGCCAGTTCGGCTTCATCGAACTGGAGACGGAACAGCCGGTGGCCGATGCCGTGGCCCAGTGGCTGAGCGCCCCGGCGGACTGA
- a CDS encoding YbdD/YjiX family protein produces the protein MTAGAVGSGLRAVYRYLREVSGDTAYDRYCEHRRRARPGEPVPTRREFQRQRARRLEESPQSRCC, from the coding sequence ATGACCGCCGGTGCGGTGGGGAGCGGGCTGCGTGCCGTGTACCGGTATCTGCGCGAGGTGAGCGGGGACACGGCGTACGACCGCTACTGCGAGCACCGGCGCCGGGCCCGGCCCGGCGAGCCGGTGCCGACCCGGCGGGAGTTCCAGCGGCAGCGGGCCCGGAGGCTGGAGGAGTCGCCGCAGTCACGCTGCTGCTGA
- a CDS encoding cytochrome P450 encodes MTTPHSESLGTRPAAVPPQGCPAHDLGQAGVRRVYGREAEGSPYELYERLRRENGPVARVLLPGDVPAWLVLGHRENLEVMRTPSLFTADSRNWNAFRDGRIAADSPLLPVTAWQPLLVFVDGEEHARLRGAITDALGRFNRHGIRRHVVRYTNQLIDSFVARGEADLVTEFADRLPILVMARLCGIPEEHGIPLGDAVRDMVSGSATALQSNEYVMSVMRETVANRRSSPDQDLIGWLLAHEAELSDDEVAEHLRHALTVSHVTTSNLVANTLRMVLTAPRFRGNLSGGQMTLPDALDQVLWDQPPLAVVPTRWALGDTVLGGQEIRAGDMVMLGIAAGNVDPEIRPDLKTSMYGNRSHLSFGSGPHECPGIDIGRAIADTGIDALLARLPEVTLAVSDAELTTTTTWMSSRLDALPVTFPKDRPKDEAPVLPPLDISTPPAAQPLPAAAAPDTDPTPHPAPAPRRPWWRRLLGR; translated from the coding sequence GTGACCACCCCGCACTCTGAATCCCTCGGCACCCGGCCCGCGGCCGTACCGCCCCAGGGGTGCCCCGCGCACGACCTCGGGCAGGCCGGAGTCAGGCGGGTGTACGGCCGGGAGGCCGAGGGCTCCCCGTACGAGCTGTACGAGCGGCTGCGCCGGGAGAACGGGCCGGTCGCCCGGGTGCTGCTGCCGGGCGACGTACCCGCCTGGCTGGTCCTCGGCCACCGGGAGAACCTCGAAGTGATGCGCACCCCTTCGCTGTTCACCGCCGACTCCCGGAACTGGAACGCCTTCCGGGACGGACGGATCGCCGCGGACTCCCCGCTGCTGCCCGTCACCGCCTGGCAGCCGCTGCTGGTCTTCGTCGACGGCGAGGAACACGCCCGGCTCCGGGGCGCCATCACCGATGCCCTGGGCCGGTTCAACCGGCACGGCATCCGCCGCCACGTCGTCCGCTACACCAACCAGCTCATCGACTCCTTCGTCGCCCGTGGAGAGGCGGATCTGGTCACCGAGTTCGCGGACCGGCTGCCCATCCTGGTGATGGCCCGGCTCTGCGGAATCCCCGAGGAACACGGCATTCCGCTCGGTGATGCCGTACGCGACATGGTCTCCGGCAGTGCGACGGCGCTGCAGAGCAACGAGTACGTGATGTCGGTGATGCGGGAGACCGTCGCGAACCGCCGCAGCAGCCCCGATCAGGACCTCATCGGCTGGCTGCTCGCCCACGAGGCGGAGCTGAGCGACGACGAGGTCGCAGAACACCTGCGGCACGCGCTGACCGTCAGCCATGTGACCACCTCCAACCTGGTCGCGAACACCCTGCGGATGGTGCTCACGGCCCCCCGCTTCCGGGGCAACCTCTCCGGCGGCCAGATGACCCTCCCCGACGCCCTGGACCAAGTGCTGTGGGACCAGCCGCCGCTCGCCGTCGTCCCCACCCGCTGGGCCCTCGGTGACACCGTCCTCGGCGGCCAGGAGATCAGGGCCGGCGACATGGTGATGCTCGGCATCGCCGCGGGCAACGTGGACCCGGAGATCCGCCCCGACCTCAAGACGTCGATGTACGGGAACCGCTCGCACCTCTCCTTCGGCAGCGGGCCGCACGAGTGCCCCGGTATCGACATCGGCCGGGCGATCGCCGACACCGGTATCGACGCCCTGCTGGCCAGGCTGCCGGAGGTCACCCTCGCCGTCTCCGACGCGGAACTGACCACGACCACCACCTGGATGTCGTCCCGGCTGGACGCCCTGCCGGTGACCTTCCCGAAGGACCGGCCGAAGGACGAGGCGCCGGTGCTGCCTCCGCTCGACATCTCGACCCCGCCCGCCGCCCAGCCCCTCCCCGCCGCCGCCGCGCCCGACACCGACCCGACACCGCACCCGGCCCCCGCGCCCCGGAGGCCGTGGTGGCGGAGGCTGCTCGGGAGGTGA
- a CDS encoding sodium:solute symporter family protein, with the protein MSGSVVTTAFLAVIGAASLLAAAARRFRTTDTLPSLDGWALADRRLGPGWTWLLLGGTVFTAYTFTAVPGLAYGNGALAFFAVPYTVIVCPLAFVLLPRLWSAARQHGCVTVADLVRARYGSPRLELAVALTGILATMPYLALQLLGIRAVLDAAGPAPATADLMMVALFAGLAVATYRHGLRAPAVISGFKGVAVLGSVAALVWLVLDRFGGPGGVFGAAARDGGPSLLLTDGQQPAFATLALGSALALLMYPHVLTVGFAASGPRALRKATVALPVWTAVLALFGLLGIAAVAAGVRTPPGGAESAVPLLVTELMPAPLAGLVLGAITVGALVPAAVMSVAAATLFVRNVYVPLLQPTATPKRQVRIARAVSLTAKAGAVAFVFGLRDQAAVQLQLLGGVWILQILPAVALGLYVRGLRPGALLAGWAAGMVFGTAAVVREGFSSVVPLGPGGSSLPVYAGLAALLLNLAVAGAGTALSGRRRDPGDPAAARTAGRGTP; encoded by the coding sequence GTGAGCGGATCCGTCGTCACCACGGCGTTCCTCGCCGTCATCGGCGCCGCGTCCCTGCTGGCTGCCGCGGCCCGCCGGTTCCGTACCACCGACACCCTGCCGTCCCTCGACGGCTGGGCCCTCGCCGACCGGCGGCTCGGCCCCGGCTGGACCTGGCTGCTGCTCGGCGGCACGGTCTTCACCGCCTACACCTTCACCGCGGTCCCCGGACTGGCCTACGGCAACGGCGCCCTGGCCTTCTTCGCCGTCCCCTACACGGTCATCGTCTGCCCTCTGGCCTTCGTCCTGCTGCCCAGACTCTGGTCGGCGGCCCGGCAACACGGCTGTGTCACCGTCGCGGACCTCGTCCGTGCCCGATACGGTTCCCCGCGGCTCGAACTGGCCGTCGCCCTCACCGGCATCCTCGCCACCATGCCCTATCTGGCGCTCCAGCTGCTCGGGATCCGCGCCGTGCTCGACGCCGCCGGGCCCGCCCCGGCCACGGCCGATCTGATGATGGTCGCCCTCTTCGCCGGACTCGCCGTCGCCACCTACCGGCACGGGCTGCGCGCCCCGGCCGTCATCTCCGGCTTCAAGGGCGTCGCCGTCCTCGGTTCCGTCGCCGCCCTGGTCTGGCTTGTCCTGGACCGCTTCGGCGGACCGGGCGGGGTGTTCGGCGCGGCCGCCCGCGACGGCGGACCCTCCCTGCTGCTGACGGACGGTCAGCAGCCGGCGTTCGCGACCCTCGCGCTCGGTTCGGCGCTCGCCCTGCTGATGTACCCGCACGTCCTCACCGTCGGCTTCGCCGCCTCCGGCCCCCGCGCCCTGCGCAAGGCCACGGTCGCCCTGCCCGTCTGGACCGCCGTCCTCGCCCTCTTCGGCCTGCTGGGCATCGCGGCCGTCGCCGCCGGAGTGCGCACCCCGCCCGGCGGCGCGGAGTCCGCGGTCCCGCTGCTCGTCACCGAGCTGATGCCGGCCCCGCTCGCCGGACTCGTCCTCGGCGCGATCACCGTCGGCGCCCTGGTGCCCGCGGCCGTGATGTCCGTCGCCGCCGCCACGCTGTTCGTCCGCAATGTGTACGTCCCCCTGCTCCAGCCCACGGCCACCCCCAAACGCCAGGTGCGCATCGCCCGGGCGGTCTCCCTCACGGCCAAGGCCGGAGCCGTCGCCTTCGTGTTCGGGCTGCGGGACCAGGCCGCCGTCCAGCTCCAGCTGCTCGGGGGCGTGTGGATCCTCCAGATACTCCCCGCCGTCGCCCTCGGCCTCTACGTCCGCGGGCTCCGCCCGGGCGCGCTGCTGGCGGGCTGGGCCGCCGGGATGGTCTTCGGCACCGCCGCGGTCGTCCGGGAGGGCTTCTCCTCCGTGGTCCCCCTCGGCCCCGGCGGTTCGTCCCTCCCGGTGTACGCGGGACTGGCGGCGCTCCTGCTCAATCTCGCCGTCGCCGGGGCGGGCACCGCGCTCTCCGGACGGCGCCGGGACCCCGGGGACCCGGCTGCGGCCCGTACCGCCGGAAGGGGCACACCATGA
- a CDS encoding DUF3311 domain-containing protein: MVVSEQRAERDEGRPVSRLRRASAAVALLAPVVALLWVPSYATGGPHLAGIPFFYWYQLAWVPGCCLGLLAAYLLTRPRRPET; this comes from the coding sequence GTGGTGGTAAGCGAGCAGCGGGCGGAGCGGGACGAGGGCCGTCCGGTGTCCCGGCTCCGGCGGGCTTCGGCCGCCGTCGCTCTGCTGGCCCCCGTCGTGGCACTGCTCTGGGTGCCCTCGTACGCGACGGGCGGACCCCACCTCGCGGGCATCCCGTTCTTCTACTGGTACCAGCTGGCCTGGGTGCCCGGCTGCTGCCTCGGGCTGCTGGCCGCGTATCTGCTCACCCGTCCGCGGCGGCCGGAGACCTGA
- a CDS encoding cytochrome P450, whose amino-acid sequence MAVTSARAGTESVPRAPGALPLVGHAFRLWRDPLGFLGSLYRYGDLVRLDLGTLPVYAVTSSELVHQVLTVKGRSFEKGRFYERLRPLAGNGLATADGEYHRRHRRLMQPMFSRQRIAGYSEVMSSKALELAGQWRPGMRVDVERAMSTYAVETLAATMFSTDFGRPAVAAVRDNLPVLLNHLLVRAASPRLLDRLPIRANRDFDAAAARLRAVIDETILAARAGAPTDRDDLLTLLLTAQEAESGERLDDTEVRDELSTILFAGVETTTAALTWTLTELARHPEAEAAVAAEVRAVVGGRPVTVEDVPKLPALRRALDEAMRLHGVTLLMRRAVEPVELAGRLLPPGTELAFSLYAIHRDGRVYENPDAYDPDRWLPERQEASGTGRTAYLPFGAGARKCIGDQFTYTEATIALATILDRWKLEPAPGAEPRQLPSTIPRAQGSVLVVRPRE is encoded by the coding sequence ATGGCCGTGACATCAGCGAGGGCCGGTACGGAGTCGGTGCCCCGGGCGCCCGGGGCGCTGCCGCTGGTGGGGCACGCTTTCAGGCTCTGGCGGGACCCGCTCGGGTTCCTGGGCTCGCTGTACCGGTACGGGGACCTCGTCCGGCTGGACCTGGGAACGCTGCCGGTGTACGCCGTCACCTCGTCCGAACTGGTCCACCAGGTCCTGACGGTGAAGGGGAGGAGCTTCGAGAAGGGCCGGTTCTACGAGCGGCTGCGGCCACTGGCCGGCAACGGGCTGGCGACCGCCGACGGGGAGTACCACCGCAGGCACCGCAGGCTGATGCAGCCGATGTTCTCCCGGCAGCGCATCGCGGGCTACTCGGAGGTCATGAGCAGCAAGGCGCTGGAGCTGGCCGGGCAGTGGCGCCCCGGGATGCGGGTGGACGTCGAGCGGGCGATGAGCACCTATGCGGTGGAGACGCTCGCGGCGACGATGTTCTCCACCGACTTCGGACGGCCCGCGGTCGCCGCGGTCCGCGACAACCTTCCGGTGCTGCTCAACCATCTGCTGGTGAGGGCGGCTTCGCCGCGGCTGCTGGACCGGCTGCCGATCCGCGCCAACCGGGATTTCGACGCGGCCGCCGCCCGGCTCCGCGCGGTCATCGACGAGACGATCCTCGCCGCCCGCGCGGGGGCGCCTACGGACCGGGACGATCTCCTGACGCTGCTGCTGACCGCGCAGGAGGCGGAGAGCGGCGAGCGCCTCGACGATACGGAGGTCAGGGACGAGCTGAGCACGATCCTCTTCGCCGGGGTGGAGACGACCACAGCGGCGCTGACATGGACCCTGACGGAGCTGGCACGGCATCCGGAGGCCGAGGCGGCGGTGGCGGCCGAGGTCCGGGCCGTGGTCGGTGGCCGGCCGGTGACCGTGGAGGACGTGCCCAAGCTGCCCGCGCTGCGGCGGGCCCTGGACGAGGCGATGCGGCTGCACGGCGTCACCCTGCTGATGCGCCGGGCCGTCGAGCCGGTGGAACTGGCGGGCCGGCTGCTGCCGCCGGGGACGGAGCTGGCGTTCAGTCTGTACGCGATCCACCGGGACGGCCGGGTGTACGAGAACCCCGATGCCTACGACCCGGACCGCTGGCTGCCGGAGCGTCAGGAGGCGTCCGGGACGGGACGCACGGCGTACCTGCCCTTCGGCGCGGGTGCCCGTAAGTGCATCGGGGACCAGTTCACCTATACCGAGGCGACGATCGCCCTGGCGACGATCCTCGACCGGTGGAAGCTGGAACCTGCTCCGGGGGCCGAGCCCCGGCAGTTGCCCTCCACGATTCCGCGAGCGCAGGGCTCCGTGCTGGTCGTCCGCCCGCGGGAGTGA
- a CDS encoding RNA polymerase sigma factor has protein sequence MRRAPRPPRTLTAPPPPPGGGGADTERETALARLFEAHYTSMLRLATLLGADDPENIVAEAYYELYRKWRKLRRTESAEAYLRSVVCNLTRMRIRHLQVVRRHVQAPGADRIPESVASAEHTALLRDDQQALIGALRQLPPRQREALVLRHWLGLKEAEIAEAMGISAGSVKTHTARGIAALTQVMENRR, from the coding sequence ATGAGACGCGCCCCACGCCCCCCGCGCACCCTGACCGCGCCGCCCCCGCCGCCCGGAGGCGGCGGCGCGGACACCGAACGCGAGACCGCCCTCGCCCGGCTCTTCGAGGCGCACTACACGTCCATGCTCCGCCTCGCCACGCTCCTGGGCGCCGACGACCCGGAGAACATCGTCGCCGAGGCGTACTACGAGCTGTACCGCAAATGGCGAAAACTGCGGCGGACGGAGAGCGCGGAGGCGTATCTGCGGTCCGTGGTCTGCAATCTGACCAGGATGCGGATACGTCATCTCCAGGTCGTCCGCCGCCATGTCCAGGCCCCCGGCGCGGACCGGATCCCCGAATCCGTCGCCTCCGCCGAACACACGGCCCTCCTCCGCGACGACCAGCAGGCACTGATCGGTGCGCTGCGGCAACTGCCGCCCCGCCAGCGGGAGGCCCTCGTCCTCCGGCACTGGCTGGGGCTGAAGGAGGCCGAGATAGCCGAGGCCATGGGGATCTCGGCCGGTTCGGTGAAGACCCACACCGCGCGCGGTATCGCCGCACTGACCCAGGTCATGGAGAACCGCCGATGA